The Camelina sativa cultivar DH55 chromosome 14, Cs, whole genome shotgun sequence genome includes a window with the following:
- the LOC104741430 gene encoding chaperone protein dnaJ 1, mitochondrial isoform X2, with protein MRRFNWVLRHLQARRTFDSALGFRQGTQKPLFERYIHATGISCASARNYYDVLGVSQKATREEIKKSFHELAKKFHPDTNRNNPSAKRKFQEIREAYETLGNSERREEYDKLRYRSSDHVDSDGGDAERFRRAYQSNFSDSFHKIFSEIFENDQFQPDIRVELSLSLSEAAKGCTKRLSFDAYVFCDSCDGLGHPRDAAMGVCPTCRGVGRVTVPPFTASCQTCKGLGHIVKEYCMSCRGSGVVEATKTVELVIPGGVESDATIPIPGAGHVRSRTSQPGNLYIKLKVADDSIFTRDGPDIYVDANISFTQAILGGIVVVPTLSGKMQLEIPEGTQPGQLLVLRGKGLPRQGFFVDHGDQYVRFRVNIPTEVNERQRAILEEFAKEEINNELSGSAEGSWIYQKLSTG; from the exons ATGCGAAGGTTCAACTGG GTTCTGCGGCATTTACAGGCACGACGAACATTTGATTCCGCGTTGGGATTTCGACAAG GGACTCAGAAGCCGTTGTTCGAGCGTTACATCCACGCTACAG GAATATCATGCGCCAGTGCTCGTAATTACTATGATGTTCTCGGTGTTTCTCAAAAAGCTACCCGCGAGGAGATTAAAAAGTCATTCCATGAG CTTGCAAAAAAATTCCACCCTGATACAAATAGAAATAATCCttctgcaaaaagaaaatttcaggAAATAAGAGAGGCATATGAG ACCCTGGGAAAttcagaaagaagagaagaatatgATAAG CTGCGCTATCGGAGTTCAGATCATGTAGATAGTGACGGTGGTGATGCAGAGAGGTTCAGACGTGCCTATCAATCTAATTTCTCGGACTCGTTCCACAAGATTTTTTCTGAG ATATTTGAGAACGATCAGTTTCAACCTGATATTCGG GTGGAACTGTCGCTTTCTCTTTCCGAAGCTGCAAAAGGGTGCACAAAACGTTTGTCTTTTGATGCATATGTCTTTTGTGATTCCTGTG ATGGGCTTGGCCACCCTCGTGATGCTGCCATGGGAGTTTGTCCAACATGCAGGGGTGTTGGACGA GTAACTGTTCCTCCTTTCACAGCATCATGCCAGACGTGCAAGGGGTTGGGACACATTGTTAAG GAGTATTGCATGTCTTGTAGAGGATCCGGTGTTGTGGAAGCTACAAAGACAGTTGAACTTGTGATCCCTGGGG GGGTGGAGTCTGATGCTACGATCCCAATTCCAGGTGCCGGCCATGTAAGATCAAGAACAAGTCAACCTGGGAACTTGTATATCAAACTAAAG GTTGCCGATGATTCAATTTTCACTAGGGATGGCCCAGATATTTATGTGGATGCTAACATTAGCTTTACACAA GCCATTTTGGGAGGCATAGTTGTGGTGCCAACGCTTTCAGGAAAGATGCAGCTAGAA ATACCAGAGGGAACTCAGCCTGGTCAACTTCTTGTTTTAAGAGGCAAAG GACTACCGAGACAAGGCTTTTTTGTAGATCATGGAGATCAGTATGTCCGCTTCCGTGTCAACATTCCTAC TGAAGTGAATGAACGTCAGCGTGCTATACTGGAAGAGTTTGCAAAGGAAGAAATCAATAATGAGTTGAGCGGTTCTGCTGAAGGAAGTTG GATTTACCAGAAGCTCTCTACTGGTTGA
- the LOC104741430 gene encoding chaperone protein dnaJ 1, mitochondrial isoform X3, translated as MRRFNWVLRHLQARRTFDSALGFRQGTQKPLFERYIHATGISCASARNYYDVLGVSQKATREEIKKSFHELAKKFHPDTNRNNPSAKRKFQEIREAYETLGNSERREEYDKLRYRSSDHVDSDGGDAERFRRAYQSNFSDSFHKIFSEIFENDQFQPDIRVELSLSLSEAAKGCTKRLSFDAYVFCDSCDGLGHPRDAAMGVCPTCRGVGRVTVPPFTASCQTCKGLGHIVKEYCMSCRGSGVVEATKTVELVIPGGVESDATIPIPGAGHVRSRTSQPGNLYIKLKVADDSIFTRDGPDIYVDANISFTQAILGGIVVVPTLSGKMQLEIPEGTQPGQLLVLRGKGLPRQGFFVDHGDQYVRFRVNIPTEVNERQRAILEEFAKEEINNELSGSAEGSCNEES; from the exons ATGCGAAGGTTCAACTGG GTTCTGCGGCATTTACAGGCACGACGAACATTTGATTCCGCGTTGGGATTTCGACAAG GGACTCAGAAGCCGTTGTTCGAGCGTTACATCCACGCTACAG GAATATCATGCGCCAGTGCTCGTAATTACTATGATGTTCTCGGTGTTTCTCAAAAAGCTACCCGCGAGGAGATTAAAAAGTCATTCCATGAG CTTGCAAAAAAATTCCACCCTGATACAAATAGAAATAATCCttctgcaaaaagaaaatttcaggAAATAAGAGAGGCATATGAG ACCCTGGGAAAttcagaaagaagagaagaatatgATAAG CTGCGCTATCGGAGTTCAGATCATGTAGATAGTGACGGTGGTGATGCAGAGAGGTTCAGACGTGCCTATCAATCTAATTTCTCGGACTCGTTCCACAAGATTTTTTCTGAG ATATTTGAGAACGATCAGTTTCAACCTGATATTCGG GTGGAACTGTCGCTTTCTCTTTCCGAAGCTGCAAAAGGGTGCACAAAACGTTTGTCTTTTGATGCATATGTCTTTTGTGATTCCTGTG ATGGGCTTGGCCACCCTCGTGATGCTGCCATGGGAGTTTGTCCAACATGCAGGGGTGTTGGACGA GTAACTGTTCCTCCTTTCACAGCATCATGCCAGACGTGCAAGGGGTTGGGACACATTGTTAAG GAGTATTGCATGTCTTGTAGAGGATCCGGTGTTGTGGAAGCTACAAAGACAGTTGAACTTGTGATCCCTGGGG GGGTGGAGTCTGATGCTACGATCCCAATTCCAGGTGCCGGCCATGTAAGATCAAGAACAAGTCAACCTGGGAACTTGTATATCAAACTAAAG GTTGCCGATGATTCAATTTTCACTAGGGATGGCCCAGATATTTATGTGGATGCTAACATTAGCTTTACACAA GCCATTTTGGGAGGCATAGTTGTGGTGCCAACGCTTTCAGGAAAGATGCAGCTAGAA ATACCAGAGGGAACTCAGCCTGGTCAACTTCTTGTTTTAAGAGGCAAAG GACTACCGAGACAAGGCTTTTTTGTAGATCATGGAGATCAGTATGTCCGCTTCCGTGTCAACATTCCTAC TGAAGTGAATGAACGTCAGCGTGCTATACTGGAAGAGTTTGCAAAGGAAGAAATCAATAATGAGTTGAGCGGTTCTGCTGAAGGAAGTTG TAATGAAGAATCATGA
- the LOC104741431 gene encoding purine permease 1 — translation MKYGLLIINCIILTIGTCGGPLLTRLYYNNGGKRIWFMSFLSTAGCPIILIPLLVSFLNRRKRNKAENVAKTELFLMETPLFVASIVIGLLIGLDNYLYAYGLAYLPVSTSSLIIGTQLAFNALFAFLLVKQKFTPFSVNAVVLLTVGTGILALHSDGDKPANESHKEYVVGFLMTVIAAVLYAFILPLVELTYKKARQEITFPLVLEIQMVMCLSATCFCVVGMFIVGDFKVIAKEAREFKIGGSAFYYALIVITGIIWQGFFLGAIGIVFCASSLASGVLISVLLPVTEVLAVVCFREKFQAEKCVSLLLSLWGFVSYFYGEFKSGKKVVDKPQQTETELPTTLHAVSDSVA, via the exons ATGAAGTATGGTCTGTTGATCATAAACTGTATTATCCTCACTATAGGAACATGTGGAGGTCCTTTGTTAACTCGTCTCTACTACAACAATGGTGGAAAACGAATCTGGTTCATGAGCTTCCTATCAACCGCTGGCTGTCCAATCATCCTCATCCCTCTCTTGGTCTCCTTCCTCAACCGCCGCAAACGCAACAAGGCCGAAAACGTAGCGAAAACAGAGCTTTTCCTAATGGAAACTCCTCTGTTCGTCGCCTCTATTGTAATAGGGCTGCTCATAGGACTTGACAACTACTTATACGCTTACGGATTAGCGTATCTGCCAGTTTCCACATCATCCCTCATAATCGGAACTCAGTTAGCTTTCAATGCTCTCTTCGCTTTCTTGCTGGTCAAGCAAAAGTTCACTCCCTTCTCTGTAAACGCAGTCGTTTTACTGACGGTTGGTACTGGAATCCTTGCGTTGCACAGCGACGGAGACAAACCGGCTAACGAGAGTCACAAAGAGTATGTTGTTGGGTTCTTGATGACTGTGATTGCAGCTGTTCTCTATGCTTTCATATTGCCGCTCGTTGAGCTCACTTACAAGAAAGCTCGACAAGAAATCACTTTCCCACTTGTGCTCGAGATTCAGATGGTTATGTGCCTTTCTGCTACTTGCTTTTGCGTTGTTGGGATGTTCATCGTTGGAGATTTTAAG GTGATAGCAAAAGAAGCAAGAGAGTTCAAGATCGGAGGATCTGCGTTTTACTATGCACTGATAGTGATCACAGGAATAATATGGCAAGGTTTCTTCTTAGGAGCCATAGGGATTGTGTTCTGTGCATCGTCTCTAGCTTCAGGTGTTCTCATAAGTGTTCTGCTTCCCGTGACAGAGGTTTTAGCCGTCGTTTGTTTCCGGGAGAAGTTTCAAGCTGAGAAATgtgtctctctccttctctctctgtgGGGATTCGTCTCTTACTTCTACGGTGAGTTTAAATCCGGCAAGAAAGTTGTCGACAAACCTCAGCAGACGGAGACAGAGCTGCCTACTACTCTTCATGCAGTTAGTGATTCTGTTGCTTAA
- the LOC104741429 gene encoding purine permease 3, giving the protein MAKALVIINCIILAIGNCGGPLIMRLYFNNGGKRIWFSTFLETAGFPVIFIPLLFSYIHRRRNNNGGENATSFFLIKPRLLGAAIVIGILSGFDNYLYAYGIAYLPVSTAALIIASQLAFIAIFSFFMVKHKFTPFTINAVVLLTVGAAVLGMHTETDRPVHETHKQYVIGFLVTVAAAVVYAFILPLVELAYQKAKQPLSYTLVLEVQMILCFLASIVSLIGMSIAGDFKALPKEAKEFKLGEALFYVVAVFSAIIWQGFFLGAIGLIFCTSSLVSGIMISVLLPITEVLAVIFYHEKFQAEKGLSLALSLWGFVSYFYGEIKSDNDKKRIQQEESQETERSSLSSRTISEC; this is encoded by the exons ATGGCGAAGGCTCTTGTGATCATAAACTGCATAATCCTAGCCATAGGAAACTGTGGAGGTCCTCTGATTATGCGTCTCTACTTCAACAATGGTGGCAAAAGGATTTGGTTCTCTACATTTCTTGAAACTGCTGGCTTTCCTGTTATCTTCATCCCTTTGCTCTTCTCTTACATTCACCGGCGCAGAAACAACAATGGTGGCGAAAATGCAACAAGTTTCTTTCTTATCAAACCGCGTCTTCTTGGCGCGGCTATTGTCATAGGCATTCTCTCTGGCTTTGATAATTACTTGTATGCATATGGTATAGCATATCTCCCTGTTTCAACGGCTGCTCTCATCATTGCTTCACAGTTAGCTTTTATAGCTATCTTCTCATTCTTCATGGTTAAACATAAGTTTACTCCTTTTACCATTAATGCTGTTGTGTTGTTGACTGTTGGAGCTGCGGTATTGGGAATGCATACCGAAACTGATAGGCCCGTTCATGAGACCCACAAGCAATACGTTATTGGGTTCTTGGTGACCGTGGCTGCAGCTGTTGTGTATGCTTTTATCTTGCCATTAGTGGAACTTGCTTACCAGAAAGCTAAGCAACCCTTGAGCTATACGCTCGTTCTCGAGGTCCAGATGATTTTGTGCTTCCTTGCTTCTATTGTCAGCCTCATTGGTATGTCCATCGCTGGTGATTTCAAG GCCCTaccaaaagaagcaaaagagttCAAGCTTGGAGAGGCACTGTTCTATGTTGTGGCTGTGTTTTCGGCTATAATATGGCAAGGCTTCTTCTTGGGAGCCATTGGATTAATCTTCTGCACATCTTCTCTCGTCTCGGGTATCATGATATCAGTCCTTTTGCCCATCACGGAGGTTTTAGCTGTTATATTTTACCATGAAAAGTTTCAAGCAGAGAAGGGACTCTCTCTTGCTCTCTCCCTTTGGGGTTTTGTCTCTTACTTTTATGGTGAGATAAAGTCTGACAACGATAAAAAGAGGATTCAGCAGGAGGAGAGTCAGGAGACAGAACGGTCTTCTTTGTCATCAAGAACCATTAGTGAGTGTTAA
- the LOC104741430 gene encoding chaperone protein dnaJ 1, mitochondrial isoform X1, which produces MRRFNWVLRHLQARRTFDSALGFRQGTQKPLFERYIHATGISCASARNYYDVLGVSQKATREEIKKSFHELAKKFHPDTNRNNPSAKRKFQEIREAYETLGNSERREEYDKLRYRSSDHVDSDGGDAERFRRAYQSNFSDSFHKIFSEIFENDQFQPDIRVELSLSLSEAAKGCTKRLSFDAYVFCDSCDGLGHPRDAAMGVCPTCRGVGRVTVPPFTASCQTCKGLGHIVKEYCMSCRGSGVVEATKTVELVIPGGVESDATIPIPGAGHVRSRTSQPGNLYIKLKVADDSIFTRDGPDIYVDANISFTQAILGGIVVVPTLSGKMQLEIPEGTQPGQLLVLRGKGLPRQGFFVDHGDQYVRFRVNIPTEVNERQRAILEEFAKEEINNELSGSAEGSWWNRTSPQIIRDFSLIVLLVLLFNKLMG; this is translated from the exons ATGCGAAGGTTCAACTGG GTTCTGCGGCATTTACAGGCACGACGAACATTTGATTCCGCGTTGGGATTTCGACAAG GGACTCAGAAGCCGTTGTTCGAGCGTTACATCCACGCTACAG GAATATCATGCGCCAGTGCTCGTAATTACTATGATGTTCTCGGTGTTTCTCAAAAAGCTACCCGCGAGGAGATTAAAAAGTCATTCCATGAG CTTGCAAAAAAATTCCACCCTGATACAAATAGAAATAATCCttctgcaaaaagaaaatttcaggAAATAAGAGAGGCATATGAG ACCCTGGGAAAttcagaaagaagagaagaatatgATAAG CTGCGCTATCGGAGTTCAGATCATGTAGATAGTGACGGTGGTGATGCAGAGAGGTTCAGACGTGCCTATCAATCTAATTTCTCGGACTCGTTCCACAAGATTTTTTCTGAG ATATTTGAGAACGATCAGTTTCAACCTGATATTCGG GTGGAACTGTCGCTTTCTCTTTCCGAAGCTGCAAAAGGGTGCACAAAACGTTTGTCTTTTGATGCATATGTCTTTTGTGATTCCTGTG ATGGGCTTGGCCACCCTCGTGATGCTGCCATGGGAGTTTGTCCAACATGCAGGGGTGTTGGACGA GTAACTGTTCCTCCTTTCACAGCATCATGCCAGACGTGCAAGGGGTTGGGACACATTGTTAAG GAGTATTGCATGTCTTGTAGAGGATCCGGTGTTGTGGAAGCTACAAAGACAGTTGAACTTGTGATCCCTGGGG GGGTGGAGTCTGATGCTACGATCCCAATTCCAGGTGCCGGCCATGTAAGATCAAGAACAAGTCAACCTGGGAACTTGTATATCAAACTAAAG GTTGCCGATGATTCAATTTTCACTAGGGATGGCCCAGATATTTATGTGGATGCTAACATTAGCTTTACACAA GCCATTTTGGGAGGCATAGTTGTGGTGCCAACGCTTTCAGGAAAGATGCAGCTAGAA ATACCAGAGGGAACTCAGCCTGGTCAACTTCTTGTTTTAAGAGGCAAAG GACTACCGAGACAAGGCTTTTTTGTAGATCATGGAGATCAGTATGTCCGCTTCCGTGTCAACATTCCTAC TGAAGTGAATGAACGTCAGCGTGCTATACTGGAAGAGTTTGCAAAGGAAGAAATCAATAATGAGTTGAGCGGTTCTGCTGAAGGAAGTTG GTGGAATCGAACGAGTCCTCAGATCATACGCGATTTCTCTTTAATCGTGCTGCTGGTGCTATTGTTCAACAAGTTAATGGGATGA